From the genome of Eucalyptus grandis isolate ANBG69807.140 chromosome 2, ASM1654582v1, whole genome shotgun sequence, one region includes:
- the LOC104425363 gene encoding transcription factor ORG2, which translates to MLSFSPSGWPLEDSTSHEQWSHMHRDAYTCYSPPLLRFPFSSPPTPSPPAELALDPLDIPFGGAKGEEATMVKKLNHNASERDRRKKMNGLYSTLRSLLPAADRMKKLSVPTTVSRALKYIPEMQQQVEKLTQEKEKLLSRISASRDGDYYTSHQEISRGKGSLQILVPSISTTRLSESEVAIQISTGKVMTHKTVDFSEVLLALDYLGFPVISSSTFESCGGMKTTFYNLHVQVERSTGVECGDLKEKLSALFDHRKRSHVNFLRQLGNQIM; encoded by the exons ATGTTGTCTTTTTCTCCTAGTGGTTGGCCCTTAGAGGATTCCACAAGCCATGAACAGTGGAGCCACATGCACAGAGATGCCTACACTTGCTATTCTCCCCCTCTCCTTCGTTTTCCCTTCTCATCACCACCTACGCCGTCTCCTCCGGCGGAGCTAGCGCTTGATCCTCTCGATATCCCATTTGGAGGGGCCAAAGGCGAAGAAGCAACGATGGTCAAGAAGCTGAACCACAACGCCAGCGAGCGTGATCGGCGGAAGAAGATGAATGGTTTGTACTCCACGCTCCGTTCGCTGCTTCCAGCCGCTGATCGAATG AAAAAGTTAAGTGTCCCGACAACGGTGTCCCGAGCGCTGAAATACATACCGGAAATGCAACAGCAAGTGGAGAAACTCACtcaagagaaggaaaagctGTTATCAAGAATTAGTGCTTCCCGAGATGGAGATTATTACACTAGTCACCAAGAAATTAGCAGAGGGAAAGGTTCACTTCAAATTTTGGTGCCATCCATCTCTACGACTCGTTTGAGTGAGAGTGAGGTTGCAATTCAAATAAGCACCGGAAAGGTCATGACTCATAAGACTGTCGATTTCTCTGAGGTCTTGCTTGCCTTGGATTATCTGGGATTTCCTGTAATAAGCTCTTCCACCTTCGAGTCATGCGGAGGAATGAAAACAACCTTCTACAATCTACACGTTCAG GTTGAGAGAAGCACGGGGGTGGAGTGCGGGGATTTGAAGGAGAAGCTGTCAGCATTATTTGATCATCGGAAGAGAAGCCATGTAAACTTCCTGAGGCAACTTGGGAACCAGATAATGTAA